A genomic stretch from Ooceraea biroi isolate clonal line C1 chromosome 3, Obir_v5.4, whole genome shotgun sequence includes:
- the LOC105277452 gene encoding menin — translation MAGFHDRDRALFPIRSISEIVQIFKNQLENSAEPDLALLSILVGAVENSLTCNRAFANPETTVYDEPKLPAVEYHIAEALYTKFHAVIKGAVDLTVYDTKYATRELVKKVSDVIWNSLTRSYYKDRAHLQSLYSYLTANKLDCYGVAFAVVAGCQVLGFKDVHLAMSEDHAWVVYGENGTETAEVTWHGKGNEDKRGQPVEPGVASRSWLYLNGQAMVCTRALEVATIVSAINPSLNASTDAAEVALLQQELLWLLYDLGHLAKYPMALGNLAELEEAAPTPGRPPPIDLFQEAVRSARKYYGNAHVYPYTYQGGYLYRHELHVNAFASWADAADVLRKYDYSRDDGEIYKELLEIANELIPHAVRIDERLLRQPRCFAYLLRFYDGICQWEEGANTPVLHIGWARPLVNTISKFDASIRAQVVIECYDTETKQKEETTQKRETSPEETLNNNNNNYCKTKERGNAARDLIKSLESKVPTNSASTHPSIQALTAACSEKILNRDYLLQGGGEPFVAPPDDALPPAAPSTSSSQENVVEPAVEADPDTNESPRITLYSQKMKGLKDLLLAEKLNTHAISLQLTAQSQVQIGKKSRGGDDVGVSQRPKRTRRE, via the exons ATGGCGGGCTTTCATGACAGGGACAGGGCCCTGTTCCCGATCCGGAGCATCTCCGAAATCGTGCAGATCTTCAAGAATCAACTGGAGAACAGCGCCGAGCCGGACCTCGCGCTGCTCTCGATCCTCGTCGGCGCGGTCGAGAACTCGCTCACGTGCAACCGCGCGTTCGCCAACCCGGAGACCACCGTCTACGACGAACCGAAACTACCGGCCGTCGAGTACCACATCGCCGAGGCACTGTACACCAAGTTCCACGCGGTGATCAAGGGCGCCGTCGATCTCACCGTCTACGACACCAAGTACGCCACCAGGGAGCTCGTGAAGAAGGTGTCGGACGTGATCTGGAACTCGCTCACCAGGAGCTACTACAAGGACCGCGCGCACCTGCAGAGCCTCTACAGTTACCTGACGGCGAACAAGCTGGACTGCTACGGCGTCGCGTTTGCCGTGGTGGCCGGCTGCCAAGTTCTGGGATTCAAGGATGTACATCTTGCCATGTCGGAGGATCATGCCTGGGTCGTGTACGGGGAGAACGGCACGGAGACGGCGGAAGTTACTTGGCACG GTAAAGGAAACGAGGACAAGCGCGGACAACCGGTGGAGCCTGGCGTGGCATCCCGATCCTGGCTGTACCTGAACGGTCAAGCGATGGTGTGCACCCGTGCTTTAGAGGTGGCCACCATAGTGTCGGCCATAAATCCTAGTCTGAACGCGAGTACCGACGCGGCCGAGGTGGCGTTGCTGCAGCAGGAATTACTGTGGCTGCTGTACGACCTGGGCCACCTGGCCAAGTACCCCATGGCGCTGGGCAACTTGGCCGAGTTGGAGGAGGCTGCGCCCACACCAGGCAGGCCACCGCCCATAGATCTCTTTCAG GAAGCTGTGAGGTCGGCGAGAAAGTATTATGGAAATGCGCACGTCTATCCGTACACCTATCAGGGAGGATATCTGTACCGACACGAATTGCACGTCAACGCATTCGCATCGTGGGCCGACGCGGCTGATGTCTTGCGAAA ATACGATTACTCACGGGACGACGGCGAGATATACAAGGAATTGCTGGAGATCGCCAACGAGCTGATTCCGCACGCGGTGCGTATCGACGAGCGCCTGCTGCGGCAACCGCGTTGCTTCGCGTACCTGTTGCGATTCTACGACGGTATTTGCCAGTGGGAGGAGGGCGCCAACACCCCAGTGCTGCACATAGGTTGGGCCCGGCCGCTGGTGAACACGATCTCGAAGTTCGATGCCAGTATACGCGCGCAGGTGGTCATAGAGTGCTACGACACGGAGACCAAGCAGAAGGAGGAGACGACGCAGAAGAGGGAGACCAGCCCCGAGGAGACCCTaaataacaacaacaacaattaCTGCAAGACTAAGGAACGGGGTAACGCGGCGCGCGACCTAATTAAGAGCCTAGAGTCGAAAGTGCCGACCAACTCGGCGTCCACGCATCCCAGTATTCAAGCTCTCACGGCGGCCTGCAGCGAGAAAATACTTAACAGGGATTACCTGCTGCAGGGCGGCGGCGAGCCGTTCGTCGCGCCGCCGGATGACGCGCTACCCCCGGCGGCgccctccacctcctcctctcAGGAGAACGTCGTCGAGCCTGCGGTAGAAGCCGACCCCGACACGAACGAGAGCCCGAGGATAACACTGTACAGTCAAAAGATGAAGGGCCTCAAGGATCTGCTGCTGGCGGAGAAACTCAACACCCATGCGATCTCGCTGCAACTCACCGCGCAGAGCCAGGTGCAAATCGGTAAGAAGTCGCGCGGCGGCGACGATGTGGGAGTCAGTCAGCGTCCCAAGAGGACGCGCCGGGAATAG
- the LOC105277451 gene encoding signal-induced proliferation-associated 1-like protein 1, with translation MIASLPINGGGSGGPVSRVGRGLALHRSNSSLELPHSPDPASRIPETPLRREYGSHGSIDVVAQSITAGENFFAMLQDFRPPEQRGTITASDYLRRVHQQDGIGQSLDVDEVCGPAGAGNSPKLRLKLNRLWSKPPRAMEETCTSPVVSADVEERHRRRAFAHYDCQSLTANLGYAAKLRGILLARRRNTATGASAASALRASTPDEAPEEDAGDGKGNDLLEPCPFFRNEIGGEGEREVGLTRCYQGNGIHRPSLSYGVSVLEPPPGETMWKHTCPLQKRPLPIESVDEGAHYYRRYFLGREHQNWFGMDEQLGPVAISIRKDVSQYRVIVRTSELLTLRGSVPEDALGIRPQGRPPTRELLELVAPEVQLGCLRLGTPTAEEALARLDEQGLSSRYKVGVLYCRSGQRTEEEMYNNQHAGPAFLEFLDTIGQRIRLRGFEGYKAGLDTRTDSTGTHAVAATHRGAEVTFHVSTMLPFTPNNRQQLLRKRHIGNDIVTIVFQEPGALPFSPRRIRSQFQHVFIIVRAINPCTDNTQYSVSVSRSKEVPIFGPPVPQGATFTKGKAFADFILAKVINAENAAHRSEKFATMATRTRQEYLKDLATNYASTTVVDTGQKFSMLSFSSKKKAAVRPRLSCDASQRGAICWQVILEDSNQNTDCYLGISIDTIVLIEEHSRQIVFVTPCASVLGWHAQTNSLRLYHHQGECITIHVRGDYGERDELMEIVARLRAVTQGAPASELSLKRNSLGQLGFHVQPDGVVTQVESMGLSWQAGLRQASRLVEICKVAVSTLSHDQMVDLLKTSAQVTVTVIPPTNDGTPRRGCTLQNCQYLSNNYEGDYENVTSADNTPSQQTAMSHQRRYDRSFSPPRSSNSSGYGTGSSSRSFNDPRFPLEGTMTSSSSGHSSADDRWYELLEPQDQDGNHRADGTPPPLPMRQNYQAVTPSKSGQKKDKSHYVSAKQLAESSKHREHSHEHYTKESNYVSSKVLQESARHENYQRQLDNAHRVQDHVTTNYVKLQKERYEIKQENLYASQRELHKNEAQQQHHGGHQKLGVSNSLPLVHNAVYSLPKSGSNNNLGRYNEYEQTGGKYDYETVSTKPDRCSKYEMQEEKAVERSAGKYEHDARGYPEKRIGYEYPEDIYERRNSKYDIELAKYEMECQHGGNGDRKHNNNDSGEHGRDSVKYEIPHDFKVGEKVTCLKTSMSERPVPHKVSVEYRQSKDFPASLPPEVRISDINCAEVAALPSEDELSNGSGNVSPRLRRANKHRGGNRTPSSGSSRNQSPRPKPGMRNSHRNSANLTSSTLQEDLMRLINPDYIADDTQIVNNNLVNSVMSPNQNSNKVNNNMLEIQNRCRSRENLCGNSASTLSVLPANGQENGNNGSEVILTMARPATVISNASTASSPAPSENKLSKEERLSPRVTKPLHPLTKPHSNLTPIKDTKNHNDANVDCWKNQHADSNRPTKQHPQEWPDDRLIDGCNVNANSVSDLQSHLSTLELRMARETRLRLSLEDEVRRLRDENRRLQESESLRLSLEDENRRLKDENHAAAQQLRRFTEWFFQTMDHQ, from the exons ATGATCGCGAGTTTGCCAATCAACGGCGGCGGTAGCGGAGGGCCGGTGAGCCGCGTGGGTCGTGGATTGGCCCTTCACAGGTCCAACTCCAGCTTGGAGCTTCCGCACAGTCCGGATCCCGCGTCCCGGATACCAGAGACGCCTCTCAGACGGGAATATGGATCTCACG GAAGCATCGACGTAGTGGCACAATCCATCACGGCCGGCGAGAACTTCTTTGCCATGCTGCAAGACTTTCGACCGCCGGAGCAGCGTGGTACCATCACCGCTAGTGACTATCTGCGCCGCGTTCACCAGCAGGACGGGATCGGCCAGTCGCTCGACGTCGACGAGGTCTGTGGGCCGGCCGGTGCCGGCAACAGTCCGAAACTGCGACTTAAACTGAACAGACTCTGGAGCAAACCGCCACGAGCGATGGAGGAGACCTGCACCAGTCCGGTGGTGTCAGCTGACGTGGAGGAGCGACACCGAAGACGCGCGTTTGCTCACTACGATTGCCAGTCGTTGACGGCGAATTTGGGCTATGCTGCAAAACTTAGAGGGATTCTCTTGGCCAGAAGGAGAAACACGGCCACAGGCGCGTCCGCCGCTAGCGCCTTGAGAGCTTCCACCCCCGACGAGGCACCCGAGGAGGACGCCGGCGATGGGAAAG GTAACGATCTGTTGGAGCCGTGTCCCTTCTTCCGCAACGAGATCGGCGGCGAGGGGGAACGCGAGGTTGGTCTCACCCGTTGCTACCAGGGCAACGGAATTCATCGGCCGTCGTTGTCCTACGGGGTCTCCGTTCTGGAACCGCCGCCCGGCGAGACTATGTGGAAGCACACTTGCCCGCTGCAAAAGCGGCCGCTGCCTATTGAGAGCGTCGACGAGGGGGCCCACTATTACCGGCGATACTTCCTCG GACGAGAACATCAGAACTGGTTCGGTATGGACGAGCAGCTGGGACCGGTGGCCATCAGCATCCGCAAGGATGTCAGTCAGTATCGAGTGATCGTACGCACGTCGGAATTACTGACGCTGCGCGGTTCCGTGCCAGAGGATGCTCTCGGTATCAGGCCGCAAGGCCGGCCTCCCACGAGGGAGCTCCTGGAGCTGGTCGCGCCGGAAGTACAGCTGGGATGCCTGAGGCTTGGCACGCCCACCGCTGAGGAAGCGCTGGCTAGATTGGACGAACAAGGATTGTCTAGTAGATACAAGGTCGGTGTCCTGTATTGCCGATCTGGCCAGAGAACCGAGGAGGAGATGTACAACAATCAGCACGCCGGTCCAGCCTTCCTGGAGTTCCTGGACACCATCG GCCAAAGAATAAGACTGCGAGGATTCGAGGGTTACAAGGCTGGACTGGATACCAGAACCGACTCGACGGGTACGCACGCGGTAGCGGCGACGCATCGCGGGGCGGAAGTCACCTTTCACGTGTCCACCATGCTACCGTTCACGCCTAATAACCGACAACAGCTGCTGAGGAAGAGGCACATCGGCAACGACATAGTCACAATAGTTTTTCAG GAACCTGGTGCGCTGCCATTCAGCCCGCGGAGGATACGCTCGCAGTTTCAGCACGTGTTCATCATTGTACGAGCTATAAATCCTTGCACCGACAATACGCAGTACAGCGTGTCGGTGTCCAGAAGCAAAGAGGTGCCTATCTTCGGACCACCTGTTCCGCAGGGTGCCACGTTCACGAAGGGAAAGGCTTTCGCGGACTTTATTCTGGCCAAGGTCATAAACGCTGAAAATGCAGCCCACAG GTCCGAAAAATTCGCCACGATGGCTACGAGGACGAGACAGGAATACCTGAAGGATTTAGCTACGAACTATGCTTCCACTACAGTCGTCGACACGGGTCAGAAATTCT CGATGCTCTCCTTCAGCAGCAAGAAGAAGGCAGCGGTCCGACCGAGACTTTCCTGCGACGCGTCTCAACGCGGTGCGATTTGCTGGCAAGTGATACTCGAGGATAGCAATCAGAACACAGATTGCTACTTGGGCATAAGCATAGACACCATCGTGCTGATCGAGGAACACTCCAGGCAGATAGTATTCGTTACACCATGCGCGAGTGTACTTGGGTGGCACGCTCAAACGAACAG TTTAAGATTGTATCATCACCAAGGCGAGTGCATTACCATACACGTACGCGGTGATTACGGCGAGAGGGACGAGTTAATGGAAATTGTGGCTCGCCTGCGTGCCGTAACTCAAGGCGCGCCAGCCTCTGAACTGTCGTTGAAGAGGAACAGCCTCGGACAGTTGGGTTTCCACGTTCAGCCTGACGGTGTCGTGACGCAGGTCGAAAGTATGGGGCTGTCGTGGCAAGCGGGCCTGAGGCAGGCCTCCAGGCTGGTCGAGATTTGCAAGGTGGCCGTGTCGACCTTGAGTCACGATCAGATGGTCGATCTACTGAAAACCAGCGCTCAAGTCACTGTCACTGTAATACCGCCGACCAACGACGGGACTCCACGAAG AGGCTGCACATTGCAAAACTGTCAGTACTTGTCGAACAATTACGAAGGAGATTACGAGAACGTGACCAGCGCGGATAACACGCCAAGTCAGCAAACAGCCATGTCGCACCAACGGCGATACGATCGATCGTTCAGTCCACCGCGATCGAGCAACAGCTCCGGGTACGGTACTGGATCCAGCTCTAGATCGTTCAACGATCCGCGGTTTCCGTTGGAGGGTACAATGACTAGCAGCAGTAGCGGACACAGTAGTGCCGATGATCGTTG GTACGAGCTGTTGGAGCCGCAAGACCAGGATGGCAATCATCGCGCAGATGGCACGCCGCCTCCGCTGCCAATGCGGCAGAATTATCAGGCCGTGACACCGAGCAAATCCGGCCAGAAGAAAGACAAGTCCCATTACGTGAGCGCGAAACAGCTCGCGGAAAGCTCGAAACATCGCGAGCACAGCCACGAGCACTACACAAAGGAAAGCAATTACGTATCGTCGAAAGTGCTTCAGGAGAGTGCGCGACACGAGAATTACCAGCGACAACTGGACAACGCGCATCGCGTCCAGGATCACGTGACGACGAACTACGTGAAGTTGCAGAAGGAGCGGTACGAGATCAAGCAGGAGAATCTGTACGCGTCGCAGCGAGAGCTTCACAAAAACGAGGCCCAGCAGCAGCACCACGGCGGCCATCAGAAGCTCGGCGTGTCGAATTCGCTGCCGTTGGTACATAACGCCGTTTACAGCCTGCCGAAATCGGGCAGCAACAACAACCTCGGCAGGTACAACGAGTACGAGCAAACGGGCGGAAAATATGACTACGAGACGGTTTCCACGAAACCGGACAGGTGCTCGAAGTACGAGATGCAGGAGGAGAAGGCGGTCGAGCGGTCGGCGGGCAAGTACGAACACGATGCGCGGGGCTATCCTGAGAAAAGAATCGGCTACGAGTACCCCGAGGACATCTACGAGCGGAGGAACAGCAAGTACGACATAGAGCTGGCCAAGTACGAGATGGAGTGCCAGCACGGCGGTAACGGCGACAGAAAACACAACAACAACGACAGCGGTGAGCACGGTCGGGACTCTGTCAAGTACGAGATACCGCACGACTTTAAGGTGGGCGAGAAGGTCACCTGCCTGAAGACCAGCATGTCCGAGCGGCCGGTGCCGCACAAGGTGAGCGTCGAGTACCGGCAGTCGAAAGACTTCCCGGCGAGCTTGCCGCCGGAGGTACGGATATCGGACATCAATTGCGCGGAGGTGGCGGCGTTGCCCAGCGAGGACGAGCTGTCGAACGGCTCCGGTAACGTGTCGCCCAGGCTGCGGCGGGCAAACAAGCATCGCGGCGGCAACCGCACCCCGTCCAGCGGCAGCTCGAGGAACCAAAGTCCCCGGCCGAAGCCGGGTATGAGAAACTCACATCGGAATTCGGCGAACCTGACGTCCAGCACGCTGCAGGAGGATCTCATGCGACTGATTAATCCGGACTACATCGCCGACGACACTCAGATCGTCAATAATAATCTTGTGAACAGCGTGATGAGTCCGAATCAAAATTCCAACAAGGTGAACAACAACATGCTGGAAATCCAGAACAGGTGCAGGTCGCGAGAGAATCTATGCGGCAATAGCGCGTCCACGTTGAGCGTGTTGCCGGCGAATGGTCAGGAAAACGGGAATAACGGGTCGGAGGTGATCTTGACGATGGCGAGACCCGCGACGGTGATCTCCAACGCCAGCACTGCTTCGAGCCCGGCACCGAGCGAGAACAAGTTATCGAAAGAGGAGAG ATTGTCGCCGCGCGTTACGAAACCGCTCCACCCGCTTACGAAACCGCACAGCAATCTAACGCCGATCAAGGACACGAAAAATCACAACGACGCAAACGTGGATTGTTGGAAGAATCAGCACGCGGATTCCAACAGACCAACGAAGCAGCATCCGCAAGAATGGCCGGACGACAGACTCATCGATGGGTGCAACGTGAACGC GAATTCCGTCTCGGACTTGCAGTCTCATTTGTCCACTCTCGAGTTGAGAATGGCGAGGGAGACGCGTCTGCGACTATCGTTGGAGGACGAGGTGCGCCGGCTACGCGACGAGAATCGGCGTCTGCAGGAGTCCGAGAGTCTGCGACTCTCCTTGGAGGACGAGAACCGCCGTCTGAAGGACGAGAATCACGCGGCCGCGCAGCAACTGCGGCGCTTCACCGAATGGTTCTTCCAGACGATGGATCACCAGTAA